Proteins found in one Paenibacillus borealis genomic segment:
- a CDS encoding class I SAM-dependent methyltransferase codes for MTTNRHKEEDDLAHFSAMAPLWSNSEEDVSMAGKVLQRLGIRSGQSLLDVASGTGVIPAALHKLEITPSRYLALDISAAMLQELRKSFPDAGTACADFEEPFSGGMLAQYVLIYNSIPHFSNLDMLFANAERNLQDGGTFMIAHSRTRQGLREHHARIGHTSEREPIPADAVLAALAAKYNFGQAEYSDGEFFCFSCRRNV; via the coding sequence ATGACAACCAACCGGCACAAAGAAGAAGACGACCTTGCCCATTTCAGCGCAATGGCCCCACTATGGAGCAACAGCGAAGAGGATGTGTCCATGGCCGGGAAGGTCCTGCAGAGGCTTGGCATCCGCAGTGGCCAGAGCCTGCTGGATGTAGCTTCGGGTACCGGGGTCATCCCCGCAGCGCTCCATAAGCTGGAGATAACCCCCAGCCGCTACCTTGCGCTCGATATCTCAGCGGCCATGCTGCAAGAACTGCGCAAGAGCTTCCCGGATGCCGGGACCGCATGCGCGGATTTCGAGGAGCCATTCTCCGGCGGAATGCTTGCTCAGTATGTGCTGATCTATAACAGCATCCCCCATTTCTCCAATCTGGATATGCTGTTCGCCAATGCAGAGAGGAATCTGCAAGACGGAGGGACCTTCATGATTGCCCACTCCAGAACCCGCCAGGGCCTGCGGGAGCATCATGCACGAATCGGCCATACGAGTGAGCGTGAGCCGATCCCTGCGGATGCTGTGCTGGCCGCGCTTGCGGCCAAATACAATTTCGGACAGGCTGAATATAGCGATGGGGAATTCTTCTGCTTCTCCTGCCGCAGGAACGTCTGA